In the Oncorhynchus keta strain PuntledgeMale-10-30-2019 chromosome 14, Oket_V2, whole genome shotgun sequence genome, one interval contains:
- the LOC118394201 gene encoding uncharacterized protein LOC118394201, with protein MYPKRKSAMDSQIISAEIALGLVLCTAYRIISKNIFSQQEESQAVDSEKFELTRSIVCVWLASNIKFLLIKCNSNPVSLSAHSTSRLIAFLALLLDSCYGINYQRLYTNERPTVDMAVCSFFIVSSVVLFFLDHSQLQSRVDLHMIFSDSQKFFLQMDFFATFVFGLLWLAFPDWLLGFQPITGSEDIFHLHLSRAFGAMMVGDSFVSFTTQNFQPNKEKPSVFISRAVGSLVLLVFLVHSQLTTSAWAPAQIWFGLVGASLWTGNSILGYLSSKQQNM; from the exons ATGTATCCGAAAAGAAAAAGTGCAATGGATAGTCAAATTATTTCGGCAGAAATTGCTTTAGGTCTTGTTCTGTGTACAGCATATCGGATAATTTCGAAGAACATTTTCAGTCAACAG GAGGAGAGTCAAGCTGTTGACAGTGAAAAGTTTGAGCTAACAAGGTCAATAGTGTGTGTATGGCTTGCAAGCAACATAAAGTTCCTACTCATTAAATGCAACAGCAATCCAGTTTCACTGTCTGCACATTCAACATCCAGGCTGATT GCATTTCTGGCACTTCTACTGGATAGCTGCTATGGAATTAATTATCAGAGACTATACACTAACGAA CGGCCTACAGTGGACATGGCTGTGTGTTCTTTCTTCATAGTGAGCAGTGTTGTCCTCTTCTTTTTGGACCACAGCCAGCTGCAGAGCAGAGTGGACTTGCACATGATCTTCAGTGACTCTCAGAAATTCTTCCTTCAGATGGACTTTTTTGCCACTTTTGTCTTTGGCCTCCTCTGGCTGGCCTTCCCCGATTGGCTCCTAGGATTCCAG CCCATTACAGGTTCTGAGGACATCTTCCATCTTCACCTCAGTAGAGCCTTTGGCGCCATGATGGTGGGTGACAGTTTTGTCTCTTTTACAACACAGAATTTCCAACCCAACAAAGAAAAGCCATCCGTGTTCATAAGCCGAGCAGTG GGCAGCTTGGTGCTGCTGGTGTTCCTGGTCCACTCTCAGCTGACCACCTCTGCCTGGGCCCCTGCCCAGATCTGGTTTGGCCTGGTGGGAGCCAGCCTCTGGACAGGAAACTCCATCTTAGGTTACCTCAGCTCTAAACAACAAAATATGTAA